The Aethina tumida isolate Nest 87 chromosome 6, icAetTumi1.1, whole genome shotgun sequence genome has a segment encoding these proteins:
- the LOC109602588 gene encoding tetratricopeptide repeat protein 28, with protein MSHRDFTEVEPEGTSELPAASRSLFLEKVRQSNAACQNGDFSTAVALYTDALQLDPTNHILYSNRSAAKLKQGLFAQALQDAVTARDLCPTWPKAYYRQGVALQCLGRHGDALAAFSQGLAQDPSSKQLLSGLVEASVKSPLRHNLEPTFQQLETMKLDSSPFVLISVVGQELLAAGLYHSAVTVLEAALRIGSCSLKLRGSVFSALSSAHWALNQLDKAIGYMQQDLAIAKSLGDTAGECRAHGNLGSAYFSQGSYKEALTAHRYQLVLAMKCKDTQAAAAALTSLGHVYTAIGDYPNALASHKQCVQLVKQMNDRLQEAREIGNVGAVYLAMGDFDSAVDCHTQHLRIAKRLANQVEEARAYSNLGSSHHYKRNFSQAIVFHEKVLRLAQAIGDKSVEARAFAGLGHAARCAGDYLQAKQWHERQLDVALATRDKVGEGRACSNLGIVYQLLGEYDAALKLHQAHLSIARNLQDRAGMGRAYGNIGNAYSAAGFYESAIKYHKQELTISKEVHDRSSEASTHGNLAVAYQALGAHDMALLHYRAHLGIARELKDTAGEACALLNLANCLSSRNEFVEAVPYYEQYLMLSQELADVEGEAKACHFLGYVHYCIGNYREAVRYYDQDLALAKDLQDKMNMGRAYCNLGLAHLALGQLDTSLECQKYFLAIAHMTNNSSGKFRALGNIGDVLIKMEEIEEAIKMYHRQLALSRTNRDRSMEAAACSALGIAHRLLKRLDKSLGFHTQELTLCQEMSDLGGECKAHGNLGVVHMALGNYTHAVKCYQEQLERAQELQDCAVEAQAYGNLGIARLNMGHYEDAIGYFEQQLATLERLNTATSQLDRGRAFGSLGDCYDALGDPEEASKCHEQYLSISLKLKSVRDQERAYRGLGQSQNCMGNLQQALVCLEKRLVVSHELGSPEAKAAAYGELGQLHATLGNLEQAVSCFDHQRNIARDLGDKIMESDAIGGLGSVYQQMGEYATALRYHQNDLEIAEELGMASLQSRACGNLGAVYECLANYDQALFYQEKHLQIASSTNDQLAKTLAYSSLGRVHQLLGNLQQAVAYLTQGLHIAEALGRKEEEARIRNRLGLALWSNNDLDGAQKQLEAATHLLETIRRETRNTNEYKLSLFELQSSSYQILQRVLVSLNRSEDALVIAERGRNRAFVDLLLERQGLSESKAKHKTKLDDLTPNNLDQLKDIVNRQRASVIYYSVAAGFLYSWLIIPTKGVVKFHQVALMEGEVEDGCLESGSGLLEKLVNSVRDNLGLGVESGCGIIGEDQYSDEGVGERTGFLRMVNRQHLMNSSNYSLSSLFSLGSVGGSVASLQGSTRSVSSLQSSSRLPRRQTWKGPSCLHHLYTILIQPFEEYLPSKSSHNGSKGKEDSSKRELILVLESDLYLVPFPVLRSANESSEYLCERFSLLVVPNLTSLRSNRLRKSEQDQNVKSLIVGNPKLPHAVTDHWGWRDIPHAEHEATMIAELLQTQVLVGNNATKEQVLSQIQEAECVHFATHVSWKLSSLVLSPAEVLDQSQNKRLYITDSNEDEESSEVSTSAELPPLSEFLLSAADILSLKLSARLVVVSSSHTRDQQGWATSDGLVALVRALLAAGAQAVLVSLWPVPETATKILLRAFYSAMLQGTRAARALAEAMQTVQHTKHFAHPANWAGFVLIGLNVRLSNKVALMGQALCELLQAPDKCRDALRVTLHLVEKSLQRIHRGQKNAMYTTQKSIENKVGSVVGWKELLMSVGFRFEPASNGIPSSVFFPQSDPDERLTQCSASLQALLGLTSTSIYALSKLTSNSEVADDIIAVIQSALAQFSSKNSDTDSVDVVLNVRLWRVPGCHELLASLGFDLIDVGQDMVTLRTGKQANRRNIQFTLQALLALFDTQEAPKSLTIDSSSSLESLASVDNDFSHSDNELMCSTPTSAPKPVPKIPPPFTRTVLPKQRLGGAFTSYVRRRGEPDGRTADTVKRNTLSRPGGGESDAAFTPSPPIVLQNQNDSGSGSGNMALSLAHQTRIRNLYSQDGREGKEKRPDSSSSASSATDWDSGHATVLRRQTQQQITENVLRRQTQSQVPPLPPPRTKPLVDLPLYNNLPAGLFENSSDSELEKMEAKLFTTQCSNRPKISYKKSRNQPLCTLDRLSVRTELLSGASNLLAGTSQNSASQRKPITLPSEETLPTNERLLYFSPNEIKDPAATGKVCGDTNEQIAQDAVAKSGEQSKSTSTAALHDTILATQFRHINRELTPTISEVYHERNIGLGLAPPLSKLLLNQSGSSAPKTDNSVLEKITLGILNDEDINAEIKSNKCQRCQGDSCGCQKAQKKPWMTENAGALQQIQSSDLTTADILEREVKNKKVLRQKEETEAKRLSPFSEMSRRDEGDGRSIADSSCSSYKNTQFLTYHPQDKKSSGKAGPKIRTMQRKNLQI; from the exons ATGTCTCATCGGGATTTTACAGAG GTGGAACCAGAAGGAACGTCCGAATTGCCAGCAGCCAGCAGATCGTTGTTTTTGGAAAAAGTGAGACAGTCAAATGCGGCCTGCCAGAACGGCGATTTCAGCACGGCGGTCGCGTTGTACACGGACGCACTGCAACTGGACCCGACCAACCACATCCTCTACTCGAACAGATCGGCCGCCAAGTTGAAGCAGGGACTCTTCGCTCAGGCACTGCAAGATGCCGTCACCGCGAGAGACCTGTGTCCCACGTGGCCGAAAGCCTACTACAGACAGGGAGTCGCGTTGCAATGTTTGGGTCGACACGGGGACGCGTTGGCCGCCTTCAGCCAAGGTCTGGCCCAGGACCCATCCTCCAAGCAGCTGTTGTCCGGACTGGTGGAGGCCTCGGTGAAGTCGCCTTTGCGACACAACCTGGAACCCACGTTCCAACAGTTGGAAACGATGAAACTGGACTCCAGTCCGTTCGTGCTGATCTCCGTGGTGGGGCAGGAGTTGTTGGCGGCCGGTCTGTATCACAGTGCCGTCACAGTGCTCGAAGCTGCCCTCAGGATCGGTTCGTGCAGCCTGAAGCTGAGGGGATCGGTGTTCAGTGCGCTCAGTTCGGCCCATTGGGCGCTGAACCAGTTGGACAAGGCGATAGG GTACATGCAACAAGATTTGGCCATTGCCAAGAGTCTGGGGGACACGGCCGGCGAGTGCAGAGCTCACGGCAATCTGGGCTCCGCATATTTCAGTCAGGGCTCGTACAAAGAGGCTCTGACCGCGCACAGGTACCAACTGGTGTTGGCCATGAAGTGCAAGGACACGCAAGCGGCAGCTGCGGCGCTGACTTCCTTGGGCCACGTGTACACGGCAATAGGCGATTATCCGAACGCGCTGGCTTCGCACAAGCAATGCGTGCAGCTGGTCAAGCAGATGAACGATCGCCTGCAAGAGGCGCGAGAAATAGGAAACGTGGGCGCCGTTTATTTGGCGATGGGCGACTTCGATTCGGCGGTCGATTGTCACACGCAACATCTGCGGATCGCCAAGAGGTTGGCCAACCAGGTGGAGGAGGCGAGAGCGTACAGCAATCTGGGATCCAGCCACCACTACAAGAGGAACTTCAGTCAGGCGATCGTCTTCCACGAGAAAGTGTTGAGGCTGGCCCAGGCGATCGGGGACAAGTCGGTGGAGGCGAGGGCGTTCGCCGGACTGGGACACGCGGCTCGATGTGCCGGCGATTATTTGCAAGCCAAGCAGTGGCACGAACGGCAGCTGGACGTCGCTCTGGCCACCAGAGACAAAGTGGGCGAAGGCAGGGCCTGTTCCAACTTGGGCATCGTCTATCAACTGTTGGGCGAGTACGACGCGGCCCTCAAGCTTCACCAGGCGCACCTGTCGATCGCCAGGAACTTGCAGGATCGAGCCGGAATGGGTCGAGCCTACGGAAACATCGGAAACGCATATTCGGCGGCGGGATTTTACGAGTCCGCCATCAAATACCACAAACAAGAGCTGACGATCAGCAAGGAAGTGCACGACAGAAGCTCGGAAGCTTCGACGCACGGTAATCTGGCTGTTGCGTACCAGGCACTGGGTGCCCACGACATGGCGCTGCTGCATTATCGAGCGCACTTGG GTATTGCTCGAGAACTGAAGGACACGGCGGGCGAAGCGTGCGCCCTCCTGAACCTCGCCAACTGCCTCAGTTCTCGAAACGAGTTCGTGGAAGCCGTGCCCTACTACGAACAATATCTGATGCTGTCCCAAGAGCTGGCGGACGTGGAGGGTGAAGCCAAGGCCTGCCATTTCCTCGGTTACGTCCACTATTGTATCGGAAATTATCGCGAAGCCGTCCGATATTACGATCAGGATTTGGCCTTGGCTAAAGACTTGCAGGACAAAATGAATATGGGTCGGGCCTATTGTAACTTGGGACTGGCGCATCTGGCTTTGGGACAACTAGACACGAGTCTGGAGTGTCAGAAGTATTTTCTGGCCATAGCTCACATGACCAACAACTCCTCCGGCAAGTTCCGAGCGTTAGGCAACATCGGAGATGTGCTCATCAAAATGGAGGAGATCGAAGAGGCAATCAAAATGTACCATCGACAGTTGGCTTTATCGAGAACGAATCGAGATAGGAGTATGGAAGCTGCAGCCTGCAGCGCCCTCGGAATTGCCCACAGGCTTCTGAAGCGACTAGACAAATCGTTAGGATTTCACACGCAGGAGCTGACGTTGTGTCAAGAAATGTCAGATCTCGGTGGAGAGTGCAAAGCTCACGGAAACTTGGGTGTGGTTCACATGGCTTTGGGCAATTACACTCACGCAGTCAAATGTTATCAGGAGCAGCTGGAGAGGGCACAGGAGTTGCAGGATTGTGCCGTCGAAGCTCAGGCGTACGGAAACCTGGGAATAGCCAGATTGAACATGGGACATTACGAAGATGCGATTGGATATTTTGAACAGCAACTTGCGACTCTGGAACGTCTGAACACTGCCACGTCGCAACTGGACCGCGGCAGAGCTTTCGGAAGCTTGGGGGACTGTTACGACGCTCTGGGAGATCCGGAAGAAGCGTCCAAATGTCACGAACAATATCTGTCGATCAGTTTGAAACTGAAGAGTGTGAGAGACCAAGAACGGGCCTACCGAGGTCTCGGACAATCTCAGAATTGCATGGGAAATCTCCAACAGGCTCTGGTCTGTCTGGAGAAACGATTGGTGGTGAGTCACGAGTTGGGCAGTCCCGAGGCCAAAGCTGCAGCTTACGGCGAGCTCGGACAGTTGCACGCGACTCTAGGCAATCTGGAACAGGCCGTTTCGTGTTTCGATCATCAAAGGAACATCGCGAGAGATTTGGGCGATAAGATTATGGAGTCGGATGCGATCGGAGGTTTGGGTTCGGTTTATCAACAGATGGGCGAATACGCCACCGCATTGAGGTACCATCAGAACGATCTGGAGATCGCCGAAGAGCTAGGGATGGCTTCGTTACAAAGTCGAGCCTGTGGAAATTTGG GGGCAGTGTACGAGTGCCTGGCGAATTACGATCAAGCACTCTTTTACCAGGAAAAACATTTGCAAATAGCTTCGAGTACTAACGATCAATTGGCCAAAACTCTTGCGTATTCCTCGTTGGGGCGAGTGCATCAGCTTCTGGGCAACCTTCAACAAGCCGTTGCGTATCTGACTCAAGGTTTGCACATTGCCGAAGCTTTGGGGCGGAAAGAGGAGGAAGCCCGCATCAGGAACAGATTGGGTTTGGCTTTGTGGTCGAATAACGATTTGGACGGTGCTCAGAAGCAGCTGGAAGCTGCCACTCACTTACTTGAAACGATCAGAAGGGAAACCAGGAACACAAACGAATACAAACTCAGTTTGTTCGAGTTGCAGTCGTCCAGTTATCAAATTTTGCAGCGAGTTTTGGTGTCACTGAATCGAAGCGAAGATGCTCTGGTGATAGCCGAAAGAGGCAGGAACAGAGCCTTCGTGGATTTGCTTTTGGAGCGACAAGGACTGAGCGAGAGCAAAGCCAAACACAAAACGAAACTGGACGATCTGACGCCCAACAATTTGGATCAGTTGAAGGACATAGTTAATCGGCAACGAGCTTCTGTCATTTATTATAGCGTTGCTGCCGGTTTCCTGTACTCGTGGTTGATTATCCCGACTAAAGGAGTCGTTAAATTCCATCAAGTCGCTTTGATGGAAGGCGAAGTTGAAGACGGATGCCTGGAAAGCGGTTCCGGCTTGTTAGAGAAGCTCGTCAACTCGGTGAGAGACAATCTGGGCCTGGGAGTGGAGAGCGGGTGTGGAATCATTGGAGAAGATCAATATTCGGACGAAGGAGTCGGAGAGAGAACTGGATTCTTACGGATG GTGAATCGTCAGCATTTAATGAACTCTTCAAATTACTCCCTAAGTTCTCTGTTTTCGCTGGGAAGTGTGGGCGGTTCGGTAGCTTCGCTTCAAGGCTCCACCCGTTCCGTTTCAAGTCTGCAATCTTCGTCGCGTCTCCCGCGTCGTCAAACTTGGAAAGGACCTTCTTGCCTCCATCACCTTTACACCATTCTCATTCAACCGTTCGAGGAATATCTTCCGTCGAAAAGCAGTCACAACGGATCGAAGGGTAAAGAAGACTCGTCGAAACGTGAACTGATTTTGGTTTTGGAAAGCGACTTGTACTTGGTACCTTTTCCGGTGTTACGTTCCGCCAACGAGTCGTCGGAATATTTGTGCGAACGTTTCTCCCTGTTGGTCGTGCCGAATTTGACATCTCTGCGCTCAAATCGTTTGAGAAAGTCGGAACAAGATCAGAACGTGAAGAGTTTAATAGTTGGCAATCCGAAACTGCCGCACGCAGTAACGGATCATTGGGGTTGGAGGGACATTCCCCATGCCGAACACGAAGCCACGATGATCGCCGAGTTGTTGCAGACGCAAGTGCTGGTCGGAAACAACGCGACTAAAGAACAAGTTTTGAGTCAAATTCAGGAGGCCGAATGCGTGCACTTTGCCACCCACGTCTCCTGGAAGCTGAGCAGCTTGGTGCTCAGTCCTGCCGAGGTGTTGGACCAAAGCCAGAACAAACGCCTCTACATAACCGACTCGAACGAAGACGAGGAGAGCAGCGAAGTGTCGACCAGCGCCGAACTGCCGCCGCTGTCCGAGTTTCTTCTGAGCGCCGCCGACATTCTGTCGCTGAAGCTGTCTGCACGTTTGGTGGTGGTCAGTTCTTCCCACACCAGAGACCAACAGGGTTGGGCCACGTCCGACGGTCTGGTGGCTTTGGTTCGGGCACTCTTGGCGGCCGGTGCTCAGGCCGTTCTGGTGTCTCTGTGGCCCGTTCCCGAAACTGCCACGAAAATATTGTTGAGAGCGTTCTATTCTGCCATGCTGCAAGGAACCAGAGCGGCGAG ggCCTTGGCCGAAGCGATGCAGACGGTGCAACACACGAAACACTTTGCGCATCCTGCAAATTGGGCGGGATTCGTCCTGATCGGATTGAACGTTAGACTTAGCAACAAGGTAGCATTGATGGGACAAGCGCTCTGTGAACTGCTACAAGCTCCGGACAAATGCAGAGACGCTTTAAGGGTGACTTTACACCTCGTCGAAAAGAGTCTGCAAAGGATCCATCGCGGTCAGAAGAACGCCATGTACACGACTCAAAAGTCCATCgaaaacaaa GTGGGCTCCGTTGTGGGTTGGAAAGAACTACTCATGTCCGTGGGATTCAGATTCGAACCGGCCTCGAACGGTATTCCAAGCAGCGTCTTCTTCCCTCAATCCGATCCGGACGAAAGACTCACCCAGTGCTCGGCCAGTCTACAAGCGTTGCTGGGACTCACGTCCACCTCTATTTACGCGCTATCTAAGCTGACCTCGAACTCGGAAGTGGCCGATGATATAATCGCCGTTATTCAATCGGCATTGGCGCAATTCTCCAGCAAGAATTCGGACACCGACAGTGTCGATGTCGTGTTGAACGTTCG ATTGTGGCGGGTTCCGGGTTGTCACGAGCTGTTGGCCAGTTTGGGCTTCGATTTGATCGACGTAGGACAAGATATGGTCACGCTGCGCACTGGCAAACAGGCGAATCGTCGCAACATTCAGTTTACTCTTCAGGCATTGCTCGCCCTGTTCG ACACTCAGGAAGCCCCAAAGAGCCTGACAATCGACTCCTCGAGCAGCTTGGAGTCTTTGGCGAGCGTGGACAACGATTTCTCCCACTCGGACAACGAATTGATGTGTTCGACGCCGACGAGCGCCCCGAAGCCGGTGCCCAAGATTCCGCCACCGTTCACCCGAACCGTACTGCCGAAGCAACGTTTGGGTGGCGCGTTCACTTCGTACGTCCGTAGACGAGGAGAACCGGACGGACGCACCGCCGACACGGTCAAACGAAACACCTTGAGTCGGCCAGGAGGTGGAGAGAGCGACGCCGCCTTCACGCCCAGTCCGCCGATCGTGCTGCAGAATCAGAACGACAGCGGCAGCGGCAGCGGGAACATGGCGTTGAGTCTGGCGCACCAGACCAGGATCAGGAACCTGTATTCGCAGGACGGCAGAGAGGGCAAGGAGAAGAGGCCCGACAGTTCGAGCAGTGCCAGTTCGGCCACCGACTGGGACAGCGGACACGCCACCGTGCTGCGCAGGCAGACTCAGCAGCAAATCACCGAAAACG tgttGAGAAGACAGACGCAGAGTCAAGTGCCTCCTTTGCCTCCGCCTAGGACGAAACCGCTGGTGGATCTTCCGCTGTACAACAATTTGCCAGCGGGATTGTTTGAAAACAGTTCGGACTCGGAACTGGAAAAGATGGAGGCGAAACTGTTCACGACGCAATGTTCGAATCGTCCGAAAATTTCGTACAAAAAGTCCAGGAATCAACCATTATGTACGTTAGACCGATTGTCCGTGCGGACTGAACTTTTAAGCGGAGCGAGCAATTTACTGGCGGGAACGAGTCAAAATTCTGCCAGTCAAAGGAAGCCTATAACTTTGCCCAGCGAAGAGACGTTGCCAACAAACGAAAGACTGCTCTACTTTTCACCGAACGAGATTAAAGATCCGGCTGCCACCGGCAAAGTTTGCGGCGACACCAACGAACAA ATCGCTCAAGATGCGGTGGCCAAGTCCGGCGAACAATCCAAGTCGACGAGCACTGCGGCATTGCACGACACGATTTTGGCGACACAGTTTAGACACATAAATCGGGAATTGACACCGACCATTTCGGAGGTTTATCACGAGAGAAACATCGGTTTAGGTTTGGCTCCGCCCTTGTCCAAACTACTTTTGAACCAGTCGGGAAGCTCCGCACCGAAAACTGACAATTCTGTTCTGGAAAAAATCACTCTGG GAATACTGAATGACGAAGACATCAACGCCGAAATCAAGTCCAACAAGTGTCAGAGGTGCCAAGGCGACAGTTGCGGCTGCCAGAAAGCACAAAAGAAGCCGTGGATGACCGAAAACGCGGGCGCCTTGCAACAAATACAAAGTTCCGACCTTACAACGGCAGACATTCTAGAGCGCGaagtgaaaaacaaaaaagtgttGAG ACAAAAAGAGGAGACCGAGGCGAAAAGATTGAGTCCGTTTTCGGAAATGTCGAGGAGGGACGAAGGTGACGGACGCAGCATCGCCGATTCGAGCTGTTCCAGTTACAAAAATACGCAATTTCTGACGTACCATCCGCAAGATAAGAAGTCTAGCGGAAAGGCCGGCCCGAAAATACGCACGATGCAAAGAAAAAACttgcaaatttaa
- the LOC109602593 gene encoding uncharacterized protein LOC109602593, protein MLALWLFCACLLHVCNGIYTPGESKQSPIKSKFVQYHQNYSKVKFHNNVKKPPPVYVTSDDLDGNQKFYPVYNELIHGPQPEFQSLKIYSSKNLNRLNNSREENIRKLQEAMEKPKTKIISFYSSPKRKKEIQKEIEVYSKCPSGVTGQFVYDLSCHQFLNCWKGRGIVQNCAPGTLFNPKTLECDFPNKVECITGARQNAITIQSSAKLSTQPNCPPGFTGLIPNYSDCSKFIQCNFGTSYSSDCPPGTLFDVTKNVCDHARSAICVNADKQPRKLESQWQYQNPTGKVNIDSKLDFGNTGSGQNQYHHGQSYGSNAGQSYTAQGLNGHQNGYQTYGNIYQNNYQGGIGQNPGYQSVSYQQTAYQSPNRQNTFSQSSYNQNTNGYHHNTDQTFYGQSRPIAASNQGSLYQGSVGYGQNIPHRTSTTTQQGNYQSHSTKNYETVCNINDRNCGSSHNPKCPSGFQGLLRHPSDCSKFLNCANGQTFVQDCGPGTVFNPAIKACDYPRNVYCSSDEEASTQFDSYAHTTTTKSIEINPNLNWNNKVSEVEINYGNSRPTTSRPYRSTTASSDSYQNSLDEDYIIEPEAEATVFDVTKSEVRCDQGDFHCTYNYCVTPSSVCDGTNDCGNGKDELNCAEYLDHFKVWKKNRLAVKEKEIWRNVTHATCAVLCLQSSRFECRSFTYRTVDRTCILSDLNIGLSGMLMRYDVCDYYELKSKTIDCSRLHVCSNNKCISSSQICDGFDDCPDRADEKNCRKEDLGYEIKLRGTTHAHKGRIEVTVFDKTGYVCDDRFGLREADVVCRELGFELGAAEVKGSSHFAKDIIENGTFYMMDDVNCLGNETSLKDCDFSGWGVHNCMNNEIAGLVCKIPQQKCPSDHWQCKTGKECVNQGFVCDGLYDCTDNSDEDSELCDAPSEVRLVGPSPSEGRLEIKHHGIWGTVCDDDFNEDAAKVACMQLGFHGSSYVKKDGYYGQGTGPIWLDQVYCYGNETGLENCTHWNWGEHNCDHTEDVGIICNTVDVIEKSLHHGDPSVSPVSPASPPLSAIIPESCGFRKDNQFMLNDDVHFRVVKGSVARQGDYPWQAALRIKTNNKPSHWCGAIIISSKFVLTAAHCLVGYPKGAYMVVAGDYNVDDNEGTEQTDFVEDFFTHEKFRDGHKMNNDIALVKLKRGFKLNQDIQPICLPDADCEYKQDMNCTISGFGSTESGISASSHNLRAGWVPIQSDEVCKMPHVYGRNLMEGMFCAGHLEEGVDACDGDSGGPLACLNNGVFTLYGITSWGQHCGFANKPGVYVKVSHYRQWIDNVLQKHS, encoded by the exons ATGTTGGCTTTGTGGCTTTTCTGTGCTTGTTTATTGCACGTCTGCAATGGG ATTTATACTCCAGGTGAATCGAAACAGAGTCCGATAAAGTCAAAATTCGTGCAGTACCATCAGAATTATAGTAAGGTAAAGTTTCACAACAACGTGAAGAAACCACCACCGGTTTACGTTACGTCCGACGATTTAGACGGAAACCAAAAATTCTACCCGGTTTATAACGAGTTGATCCACGGACCGCAGCCCGAATTTCAATCGCTGAAAATCTACAGCAGCAAAAACTTGAACCGTTTAAACAACTCGCGAGAAGAGAACATTCGGAAATTACAGGAGGCGATGGAAAAGCCGAAAACAAAGATCATATCGTTTTACTCGAGTCCGAAGCGAAAGAAGGAGATACAGAAGGAAATCGAGGTTTATTCGAAGTGTCCTTCGGGTGTCACGGGACAGTTCGTCTACGACTTATCTTGTCACCAGTTCCTGAATTGTTGGAAGGGAAGAGGAATCGTACAGAACTGCGCTCCGGGTACCTTGTTCAATCCCAAAACGTTGGAGTGCGATTTCCCCAATAAAGTCGAATGCATAACCG GTGCGAGACAGAACGCTATTACAATTCAGTCTTCTGCAAAGTTATCCACTCAACCGAACTGTCCTCCAGGTTTCACAGGTTTAATTCCGAATTACTCGGACTGTTCCAAGTTCATTCAGTGCAATTTCGGCACATCGTATTCTTCGGATTGTCCTCCCGGTACTTTGTTCGACGTCACCAAAAACGTTTGCGATCATGCTCGTTCAGCCATTTGCGTTAATGCTGATAAACAACCGCGGAAATTGGAATCTCAATGGCAGTATCAAAATCCCACTGGAAAGGTCAATATAGATTCAAAATTGGATTTTGGAAACACGGGAAGTGGACAGAACCAGTACCATCATGGCCAAAGCTACGGAAGTAATGCTGGTCAAAGTTATACCGCTCAGGGTTTAAATGGCCATCAAAATGGATATCAAACGTACGGAAACATTTACCAGAACAATTATCAAGGTGGTATTGGTCAGAATCCCGGTTACCAATCCGTTAGTTATCAACAGACAGCTTATCAAAGTCCCAACAGACAGAATACCTTTTCTCAAAGCAGTTACAATCAAAATACAAATGGGTACCACCATAACACCGATCAAACATTTTACGGACAAAGTCGACCAATTGCTGCATCAAACCAAGGAAGTCTTTATCAAGGTTCTGTTGGTTACGGTCAGAATATTCCGCACCGGACAAGCACAACAACACAACAAGGAAATTACCAATCGCATTCAACGAAAAACTATGAAACTGTTTGTAACATAAACGACAGGAATTGCGGCTCTTCTCACAACCCAAAATGCCCTTCAGGATTTCAAGGATTATTACGACATCCCTCCGATTGTAGCAAATTCTTGAACTGCGCAAACGGCCAAACTTTCGTACAAGATTGTGGACCCGGTACCGTTTTCAATCCTGCGATCAAAGCCTGCGACTATCCTCGTAATGTCTACTGTAGCTCCGACGAGGAGGCGTCCACGCAATTCGACAGTTACGCGcacaccaccaccaccaagtCGATAGAAATCAACCCGAATTTGAATTGGAACAACAAAGTGTCCGAAGTGGAAATTAACTATGGCAACAGTCGTCCCACAACATCGAGACCATACAGAAGTACGACTGCAAGTAGTGACAGTTACCAGAACAGTTTGGACGAAGACTACATCATAGAACCCGAAGCTGAAGCAACAGTTTTTGACGTCACGAAGTCAGAAGTACGGTGCGACCAAGGAGACTTTCATTGCACTTATAACTATTGCGTGACGCCAAGCAGCGTCTGTGATGGAACGAACGACTGCGGGAACGGGAAAGACGAACTGAATTGCGCCGAGTATTTGGACCACTTCAAGGTGTGGAAGAAGAATCGTTTGGCAGTTAAGGAGAAGGAGATTTGGAGGAACGTTACGCACGCGACTTGCGCCGTTTTATGTCTGCAGAGCTCCCGGTTTGAGTGCAGATCCTTCACCTACAG GACGGTGGACAGGACTTGCATTTTATCCGATTTGAACATCGGCCTGTCGGGGATGTTGATGAGGTACGACGTTTGTGATTACTACGAACTGAAATCGAAAACAATCGACTGCTCTCGTCTGCACGTTTGTTCAAACAACAAATGTATTTCGTCCAGTCAGATCTGCGACGGCTTCGACGATTGTCCAGATCGAGCGGACGAAAAGAATTGTAGAAAAGAGGATTTGGGATACGAAATTAAACTGAGAGGAACCACACACGCACACAAAGGCCGCATCGAAGTTACGGTGTTTGACAAAACGGGTTACGTTTGCGACGACAGGTTCGGATTGCGTGAGGCCGACGTGGTGTGCCGAGAATTGGGATTCGAATTGGGCGCCGCCGAAGTGAAGGGCAGTTCGCATTTTGCCAAAGACATCATTGAAAACGGCACTTTTTACATGATGGACGACGTCAACTGTTTGGGGAACGAAACGTCTTTGAAAGACTGCGACTTCTCCGGCTGGGGCGTTCACAACTGCATGAACAACGAGATTGCCGGTTTGGTGTGCAAAATACCGCAACAAAAGTGTCCGAGCGACCATTGGCAATGTAAAACTGGAAAGGAATGCGTCAATCAAGGTTTCGTTTGTGACGGTTTGTACGATTGTACGGACAATTCGGACGAAGATTCGGAACTGTGCGAC GCACCATCGGAAGTGCGGCTGGTCGGACCGTCGCCGAGCGAAGGTAGATTGGAAATAAAACACCACGGAATTTGGGGCACCGTTTGCGACGACGACTTTAACGAAGACGCCGCCAAAGTGGCCTGCATGCAGTTGGGATTCCACGGTTCGTCGTATGTTAAAAAGGACGGTTACTACGGACAGGGAACGGGACCAATTTGGCTCGATCAGGTTTATTGTTACGGGAACGAGACTGGACTGGAGAACTGCACCCACTGGAACTGGGGCGAACACAACTGCGATCACACCGAGGACGTCGGAATCATTTGCA acacGGTCGACGTGATCGAGAAGAGTTTGCACCACGGGGATCCGTCAGTGAGTCCAGTGAGTCCAGCGAGTCCTCCGTTGAGTGCGATCATTCCGGAGAGCTGCGGTTTCAGGAAGGATAACCAGTTCATGCTGAACGACGACGTTCACTTTAGAGTTGTCAAAGGATCGGTGGCGAGACAGGGAGATTATCCGTGGCAGGCCGCGCTCCGCATCAAAACGAACAACAAACCCTCCCATTGGTGCGGCGCGATCATTATCAGCAGCAAGTTCGTTTTGACCGCCGCCCACTGTTTGGTCGGATATCCGAAAGGGGCGTACATGGTGGTGGCGGGCGATTACAACGTTGACGACAACGAAGGTACCGAACAGACCGATTTCGTCGAAGACTTTTTCACTCACGAGAAGTTCAGAGACGGCcacaaaatgaataacgaCATTGCGCTGGTTAAGTTGAAACGCGGGTTCAAACTGAATCAGGACATCCAGCCGATTTGTCTTCCCGATGCCGATTGTGAATACAAACAGGACATGAATTGCACCATTTCCGGATTCGGTTCGACCGAGAGTGGCATCTCCG CGTCCTCCCATAATTTACGGGCCGGTTGGGTTCCTATTCAGTCGGACGAAGTGTGTAAGATGCCGCACGTCTACGGCAGGAACTTGATGGAGGGAATGTTTTGCGCCGGACATTTGGAGGAAGGAGTGGATGCGTGCGACGGAGACAGCGGTGGACCTTTGGCCTGTTTGAATAACG GTGTTTTCACGTTGTACGGTATCACATCGTGGGGTCAACATTGCGGCTTTGCAAACAAACCGGGTGTTTACGTGAAAGTTTCTCATTACAGACAATGGATTGATAATGTTCTGCAAAAACATTCTTAA